Proteins from one Malaya genurostris strain Urasoe2022 chromosome 2, Malgen_1.1, whole genome shotgun sequence genomic window:
- the LOC131427373 gene encoding protein polybromo-1 isoform X2 — MNKRRRNSSVQSNLEDDDSTEDTTPEQSPAPSIPRKKKKLDPAELCQHLYDSIRAFKKEDGTTLCDTFIRAPKRRQEPSYYEVVANPIDLLKVQQKLKTETYEDVEDLKTDIELIVKNAKAFYKPDSIEYQDACQLLDVFNANRTKLMESQQEQDSSEPRPRKIVRPRKSTHEPEEAEDDFDPYEELFNSVMTATDENRELHRMFQLLPSKKLYPEYYDVIDHPIDLKCIAVKIQTNAYSNLNDMEKDLLQMIKNACTFNEPGSQIYKDAKTLKRIFTNRKADIEAGRFRKSANRKARTGTSLSSMVAALKEEVESSDDELDDSMETEGDGPLWQLFDQLYNTANTNGAPLGESLWKLPNRRFHPEYYAQVKKPISMGQVRNKLKKGLYSNVTDMSADLYVMLDNAKKANPSSSKIYKDAVKMQKLLNQKLIDSGDLEDSEDDDSDSSMVTVTPAKSSIKRSRPRSVAANIHSPPQTSSGTANSTPLVKGTSRPSLLATLKKKLLSLHDYMVDYTVAGRQPMVLFMEKPSKKLYPDYYQVIQHPIDMTTIENNMKTDRYGTLDDVVGDYRLMFSNCRKYNEEGSQIYEDANILEKALNEKLKEFSSISKRLSTPKASTRTKAKLNTLESKLKHLYETVREYREPKANRQLSFIFVKLPSKNEYPDYYDIIKNPIDIDKIEQKLRKQSYESVDEMAADFMLMFENACKYNEPDSQIYKDALCLQQLVIQTKQALRSDETVPDVPQAVQELLLSLFTSLYNYQDDEGRCYTDSLSELPEHDESTDGTKVRGISLDLIKRRLDKGLYKRLDMFQEDIFTCLERARKLSRTDSQVFEDSIEMQSYFIKKRDELCRHGNVLESPALSYTTMHLSAAVEALRQAKLLEEEADTETDAMQPSQGESMTIDQKVFSPGDFVYVELPDNKIPGIVYIERLWTNSDNIKMMYGNMMLRPYETYHLQTRKFMEQEVFKSDQHQAIPLSQVLNKCFVMHVKDYFKMRPEGFADKDVFVCESRYSSRGRCFKKIKTWTMVRANDPVNMVQRETPLDVKRVQSVFKERVEKHKEELSELQMQEALVEKEKPNVVVYVNGGDEGSVFFEQYNTVCGGVVKTGDFVYVATEAGKQSVAQIQSLWETKDGKSFFRGPWLLTPPEVPGTISRLFYRQEVLLSTIQESTPTVAIVGRCAVQEHHEYITRRPTEIPEADVFLCESVYDEMRKQIRKLGPAGLKKFNHSQMVTTDEIFHFRRPINPPKVSCGEIAAMQENRPIPSGELECKDEFGIIDDSIDGPPSIGSDVVATASPVPPNTTSTPQASGKKTKQPGRKLVTGYILYSSEHRKTIVASNPEATFGEVSRIVGNEWRSLPDHEKTTWEQRALKMNEENAAKFAAESGEGHCPSPAPTKSEGPIVQEITPNHVYECCWEKCDHQFEDPFDCLEHCITDVTGCVYKTFMKASEPEFSCIWRNCVRLRRNMPPFPHMQRLVKHVREVHLTKTPGKVVMPQDRSKNFVPAKRQSISQPHPSTVKQQPVAVGTASPGLPQAAGTASSSAASSDAGGPTTPANQTQPNGAAGAAGNNQSSNYIPASYYNFVPAPPAEPLFVTVPPRPQRVLHSEAYIRYIEGLQGGSQYITPWQKTLTATRDNIPNQDVSRLPTHWLAKKGRDKPEVVVDALWQLRGFLMKDVIQFDRF; from the exons ATGAACAAAAGAAGAAGGAACAGCTCGGTTCAAAGTAACCTTGAGGATGATGACAGTACTGAGGATACCACCCCGGAACAATCTCCGGCGCCGTCTATtccacggaagaagaagaagcttgaTCCg GCGGAACTATGTCAACATCTGTACGATTCAATTCGTGCCTTCAAAAAGGAGGATGGAACTACCCTTTGTGATACGTTCATACGGGCTCCAAAACGTAGACAGGAGCCGTCCTACTACGAAGTAGTGGCAAATCCAATCGATTTGTTGAAAGTTCAACAAAAACTCAAAACTGAAACCTATGAAGATGTGGAAGATTTAAAGACGGATATTGAGTTAATCGTGAAGAATGCAAAAGCTTTCTATAAACCCGATTCCATTGAATATCAAGATGCTTGCCAACTGTTGGATGTGTTCAACGCCAATCGAACCAAGTTGATGGAAAGCCAACAGGAACAGGATTCGAGTGAACCAAGGCCTCGAAAAATTGTTCGCCCACGAAAGTCAACGCATGAACCCGAAGAGGCCGAAGACGATTTTGATCCATATGAAGAATTATTCAACTCGGTCATGACGGCAACGGATGAAAATCGTGAGCTGCACAGAATGTTTCAACTATTACCGTCGAAAAAGCTTTATCCGGAATATTACGACGTAATTGATCATCCGATTGATTTGAAATGTATCGCCGTCAAAATTCAGACGAATGCTTATTCGAACCTAAACGACATGGAAAAAGATTTGCTGCAGATGATTAAAAATGCCTGCACTTTCAATGAACCAGGTTCGCAAATTTACAAGGATGCCAAAACTTTGAAACGGATTTTTACAAACCGAAAGGCGGATATCGAAGCGGGTCGATTCCGTAAAAGTGCAAATCGGAAAGCCCGTACTGGGACTAGCCTAAGCTCAATGGTCGCTGCTCTGAAAGAAGAGGTTGAGAGTTCCGATGACGAACTGGACGACTCGATGGAAACCGAAGGAGATGGTCCACTTTGGCAACTATTCGATCAGCTGTACAATACGGCTAACACCAATG GCGCGCCGCTTGGAGAGTCACTCTGGAAGCTACCGAATCGTCGCTTCCATCCGgagtattatgctcaagttaagAAACCGATTTCCATGGGACAGGTACGCAACAAACTGAAGAAGGGGCTGTACTCGAACGTCACGGACATGAGTGCGGATCTGTATGTCATGTTGGACAACGCTAAAAAGGCTAATCCATCCAGCAGTAAAATTTATAAG GATGCTGTTAAAATGCAAAAGTTACTCAATCAAAAACTGATCGACTCGGGTGATCTGGAAGATAGTGAAGACGATGACTCTGATTCTTCGATGGTGACAGTCACTCCCGCCAAAAGTAGCATTAAAAGAAGTCGTCCCCGCAGTGTCGCGGCGAATATTCACTCACCACCACAGACATCATCCGGAACGGCCAACAGCACTCCGTTGGTCAAGGGAACAAGTCGACCATCGTTATTAGCAACACTGAAGAAAAAATTACTGTCCCTGCACGATTACATGGTGGACTACACGGTCGCCGGGCGCCAACCGATGGTTTTGTTTATGGAGAAACCCTCGAAGAAGCTATATCCTGATTACTACCAAGTAATTCAACATCCCATCGATATGACGACGATAGAGAACAACATGAAAACCGACCGGTACGGTACGTTGGACGATGTGGTTGGCGATTACCGTCTCATGTTTTCCAACTGTCGCAAGTACAACGAAGAAGGCTCACAGATCTATGAAGATGCTAACATTCTGGAAAAGGCTCTCAATGAAAAGCTGAAGGAGTTCTCATCCATCAGCAAAAGACTAAGCACACCAAAAGC TTCCACCAGGACGAAGGCCAAGCTCAATACGCTGGAATCGAAACTTAAACATCTGTACGAAACCGTTCGAGAATATCGAGAGCCGAAAGCAAATCGACAATTATCCTTCATCTTTGTGAAACTACCATCGAAAAAT GAATATCCTGACTATTACGATATCATCAAGAACCCGATTGATATTGACAAAATCGAGCAGAAGCTGCGTAAACAAAGTTACGAGAGCGTTGACGAGATGGCTGCCGATTTTATGCTGATGTTCGAGAATGCCTGCAAGTACAACGAACCGGACTCTCAGATTTACAAGGACGCACTGTGCCTGCAGCAGCTTGTAATTCAAACTAAGCAAGCCCTGCGAAGTGACGAAACGGTACCGGACGTCCCGCAAGCCGTGCAAGAATTGCTACTTTCACTGTTCACCAGTCTGTACAATTATCAGGACGACGAAGGGCGATGCTACACGGATTCGTTGTCGGAACTGCCGGAGCATGACGAGTCTACGGATGGAACAAA GGTTCGTGGAATTTCACTCGACTTGATCAAGCGCCGTCTAGACAAGGGCCTCTACAAACGACTGGACATGTTCCAGGAAGACATTTTTACCTGCCTGGAGCGTGCTCGCAAACTGAGTCGCACCGATTCACAGGTGTTCgaggattcgatcgaaatgcAATCATACTTCATCAAGAAGCGAGACGAATTGTGCCGCCACGGAAATGTACTGGAATCTCCGGCACTCAGTTACACTACGATGCACTTGAGCGCAGCAGTCGAGGCCCTTCGGCAAGCAAAACTTCTAGAGGAGGAGGCCGACACGGAGACGGATGCCATG caACCATCGCAAGGGGAAAGTATGACCATCGATCAGAAAGTGTTTTCACCAGGAGATTTTGTTTACGTTGAGCTTCCGGATAACAAGA TTCCTGGCATAGTATACATCGAGCGACTATGGACAAACAGTGACAATATAAAAATGATGTATGGCAATATGATGCTCCGGCCGTACGAAACGTACCACCTGCAAACGCGCAAATTTATGGAGCAGGAAGTGTTCAAGAGCGATCAACATCAGGCCATTCCGCTGTCGCAAGTGCTAAACAAGTGCTTTGTGATGCACGTTAAAGACTACTTCAAGATGCGTCCGGAAGGTTTCGCTGATAAAGACGTTTTCGTCTGCGAGTCTCGTTACAGTTCGCGGGGACGGTGCTTTAAAAAGATTAAAACATGGACGATGGTGCGTGCAAACGATCCGGTAAACATGGTTCAACGAGAAACACCTCTGGACGTGAAACGGGTGCAGTCCGTGTTCAAGGAACGCGTAGAAAAACACAAGGAGGAACTTTCCGAGCTACAAATGCAGGAAGCGCTGGTGGAGAAAGAGAAACCCAATGTGGTTGTGTACGTGAACGGTGGTGACGAAGGAAGTGTCTTTTTCGAACAGTACAACACTGTCTGCGGTGGGGTCGTGAAGACAGGTGACTTTGTGTATGTTGCCACTGAAGCCGGCAAACAATCGGTCGCACAGATTCAGTCACTCTGGGAGACGAAAGA TGGTAAATCTTTCTTCCGTGGGCCGTGGTTGCTAACGCCTCCTGAAGTCCCGGGGACCATCAGTCGATTATTTTATCGTCAAGAAGTTCTACTTTCTACCATTCAGGAAAGTACTCCCACGGTGGCTATCGTTGGGCGTTGTGCTGTCCAGGAGCATCATGAATACATTACAA GACGCCCAACTGAGATCCCCGAAGCGGATGTGTTCCTTTGCGAGTCAGTGTACGACGAGATGAGGAAGCAAATCCGTAAGCTTGGTCCGGCGGGATTGAAAAAGTTCAATCATTCTCAGATGGTAACGACAGATGAAATCTTCCACTTCCGACGGCCGATCAATCCACCAAAG GTTTCCTGTGGTGAAATCGCAGCCATGCAGGAAAACAGGCCGATTCCATCGGGTGAACTG GAATGCAAAGATGAATTCGGAATCATAGACGACTCGATTGACGGTCCGCCATCGATCGGTTCCGACGTGGTGGCGACGGCATCCCCTGTCCCACCGAATACGACAAGTACACCACAAGCGTCCGGGAAAAAGACCAAACAACCCGGACGGAAGCTGGTTACCGGTTACATTCTCTATTCGAGCGAACATCGTAAAACGATTGTGGCTAGCAATCCGGAGGCCACCTTCGGCGAAGTGTCCCGCATCGTTGGCAATGAGTGGCGTTCGCTACCGGATCACGAGAAGACGACCTGGGAACAGCGTGCTTTGAAAATGAACGAAGAAAACGCTGCCAAATTCGCAGCGGAATCAGGCGAAGGACACTGTCCCAGTCCAGCACCGACAAAGTCGGAAGGTCCGATTGTTCAAGAGATAACGCCCAAtcat GTTTACGAATGCTGCTGGGAAAAGTGCGACCATCAGTTCGAGGATCCGTTCGATTGTCTAGAGCATTGTATCACCGATGTGACCGGTTGCGTCTACAAGACATTCATGAAAGCTAGCGAACCAGAATTTTCCTGCATTTGGCGAAACTGTGTTCGACTGCGGCGGAATATGCCACCGTTCCCACACATGCAACGTTTGGTGAAGCACGTTCGGGAAGTTCACTTGACGAAGACACCCGGCAAAGTTGTGATGCCGCAGGATCGCAGTAAAAATTTCGTTCCGGCGAAACGGCAATCGATCTCACAACCTCATCCATCGACTGTGAAGCAGCAACCGGTTGCAGTTGGCACCGCCAGTCCAGGTTTACCACAGGCAGCAGGAACCGCATCCAGCAGCGCTGCATCCAGTGATGCTGGAGGCCCAACCACCCCCGCTAACCAGACGCAACCGAATGGAGCCGCCGGTGCTGCCGGAAACAATCAGTCAAGTAATTACATTCCTGCGTCGTACTATAATT TCGTTCCAGCACCTCCAGCAGAGCCACTATTTGTCACCGTTCCACCCCGACCACAGCGGGTACTGCATTCAGAGGCCTACATTCGTTATATCGAGGGTTTACAGGGAGGCTCACAGTATATAACGCCCTGGCAAAAAACGCTCACGGCCACTCGTGATAATATACCGAATCAAGACGTGAGTCGCCTACCAACGCACTGGCTTGCCAAAAAAGGACGCGACAAGCCGGAAGTTGTGGTTGACGCTCTATGGCAGCTGCGTGGTTTCCTGATGAAAGATGTTATTCAATTTGATCGGTTTTAA
- the LOC131427373 gene encoding protein polybromo-1 isoform X1: MNKRRRNSSVQSNLEDDDSTEDTTPEQSPAPSIPRKKKKLDPAELCQHLYDSIRAFKKEDGTTLCDTFIRAPKRRQEPSYYEVVANPIDLLKVQQKLKTETYEDVEDLKTDIELIVKNAKAFYKPDSIEYQDACQLLDVFNANRTKLMESQQEQDSSEPRPRKIVRPRKSTHEPEEAEDDFDPYEELFNSVMTATDENRELHRMFQLLPSKKLYPEYYDVIDHPIDLKCIAVKIQTNAYSNLNDMEKDLLQMIKNACTFNEPGSQIYKDAKTLKRIFTNRKADIEAGRFRKSANRKARTGTSLSSMVAALKEEVESSDDELDDSMETEGDGPLWQLFDQLYNTANTNDPNAVGAPLGESLWKLPNRRFHPEYYAQVKKPISMGQVRNKLKKGLYSNVTDMSADLYVMLDNAKKANPSSSKIYKDAVKMQKLLNQKLIDSGDLEDSEDDDSDSSMVTVTPAKSSIKRSRPRSVAANIHSPPQTSSGTANSTPLVKGTSRPSLLATLKKKLLSLHDYMVDYTVAGRQPMVLFMEKPSKKLYPDYYQVIQHPIDMTTIENNMKTDRYGTLDDVVGDYRLMFSNCRKYNEEGSQIYEDANILEKALNEKLKEFSSISKRLSTPKASTRTKAKLNTLESKLKHLYETVREYREPKANRQLSFIFVKLPSKNEYPDYYDIIKNPIDIDKIEQKLRKQSYESVDEMAADFMLMFENACKYNEPDSQIYKDALCLQQLVIQTKQALRSDETVPDVPQAVQELLLSLFTSLYNYQDDEGRCYTDSLSELPEHDESTDGTKVRGISLDLIKRRLDKGLYKRLDMFQEDIFTCLERARKLSRTDSQVFEDSIEMQSYFIKKRDELCRHGNVLESPALSYTTMHLSAAVEALRQAKLLEEEADTETDAMQPSQGESMTIDQKVFSPGDFVYVELPDNKIPGIVYIERLWTNSDNIKMMYGNMMLRPYETYHLQTRKFMEQEVFKSDQHQAIPLSQVLNKCFVMHVKDYFKMRPEGFADKDVFVCESRYSSRGRCFKKIKTWTMVRANDPVNMVQRETPLDVKRVQSVFKERVEKHKEELSELQMQEALVEKEKPNVVVYVNGGDEGSVFFEQYNTVCGGVVKTGDFVYVATEAGKQSVAQIQSLWETKDGKSFFRGPWLLTPPEVPGTISRLFYRQEVLLSTIQESTPTVAIVGRCAVQEHHEYITRRPTEIPEADVFLCESVYDEMRKQIRKLGPAGLKKFNHSQMVTTDEIFHFRRPINPPKVSCGEIAAMQENRPIPSGELECKDEFGIIDDSIDGPPSIGSDVVATASPVPPNTTSTPQASGKKTKQPGRKLVTGYILYSSEHRKTIVASNPEATFGEVSRIVGNEWRSLPDHEKTTWEQRALKMNEENAAKFAAESGEGHCPSPAPTKSEGPIVQEITPNHVYECCWEKCDHQFEDPFDCLEHCITDVTGCVYKTFMKASEPEFSCIWRNCVRLRRNMPPFPHMQRLVKHVREVHLTKTPGKVVMPQDRSKNFVPAKRQSISQPHPSTVKQQPVAVGTASPGLPQAAGTASSSAASSDAGGPTTPANQTQPNGAAGAAGNNQSSNYIPASYYNFVPAPPAEPLFVTVPPRPQRVLHSEAYIRYIEGLQGGSQYITPWQKTLTATRDNIPNQDVSRLPTHWLAKKGRDKPEVVVDALWQLRGFLMKDVIQFDRF; the protein is encoded by the exons ATGAACAAAAGAAGAAGGAACAGCTCGGTTCAAAGTAACCTTGAGGATGATGACAGTACTGAGGATACCACCCCGGAACAATCTCCGGCGCCGTCTATtccacggaagaagaagaagcttgaTCCg GCGGAACTATGTCAACATCTGTACGATTCAATTCGTGCCTTCAAAAAGGAGGATGGAACTACCCTTTGTGATACGTTCATACGGGCTCCAAAACGTAGACAGGAGCCGTCCTACTACGAAGTAGTGGCAAATCCAATCGATTTGTTGAAAGTTCAACAAAAACTCAAAACTGAAACCTATGAAGATGTGGAAGATTTAAAGACGGATATTGAGTTAATCGTGAAGAATGCAAAAGCTTTCTATAAACCCGATTCCATTGAATATCAAGATGCTTGCCAACTGTTGGATGTGTTCAACGCCAATCGAACCAAGTTGATGGAAAGCCAACAGGAACAGGATTCGAGTGAACCAAGGCCTCGAAAAATTGTTCGCCCACGAAAGTCAACGCATGAACCCGAAGAGGCCGAAGACGATTTTGATCCATATGAAGAATTATTCAACTCGGTCATGACGGCAACGGATGAAAATCGTGAGCTGCACAGAATGTTTCAACTATTACCGTCGAAAAAGCTTTATCCGGAATATTACGACGTAATTGATCATCCGATTGATTTGAAATGTATCGCCGTCAAAATTCAGACGAATGCTTATTCGAACCTAAACGACATGGAAAAAGATTTGCTGCAGATGATTAAAAATGCCTGCACTTTCAATGAACCAGGTTCGCAAATTTACAAGGATGCCAAAACTTTGAAACGGATTTTTACAAACCGAAAGGCGGATATCGAAGCGGGTCGATTCCGTAAAAGTGCAAATCGGAAAGCCCGTACTGGGACTAGCCTAAGCTCAATGGTCGCTGCTCTGAAAGAAGAGGTTGAGAGTTCCGATGACGAACTGGACGACTCGATGGAAACCGAAGGAGATGGTCCACTTTGGCAACTATTCGATCAGCTGTACAATACGGCTAACACCAATG ATCCCAATGCTGTAGGCGCGCCGCTTGGAGAGTCACTCTGGAAGCTACCGAATCGTCGCTTCCATCCGgagtattatgctcaagttaagAAACCGATTTCCATGGGACAGGTACGCAACAAACTGAAGAAGGGGCTGTACTCGAACGTCACGGACATGAGTGCGGATCTGTATGTCATGTTGGACAACGCTAAAAAGGCTAATCCATCCAGCAGTAAAATTTATAAG GATGCTGTTAAAATGCAAAAGTTACTCAATCAAAAACTGATCGACTCGGGTGATCTGGAAGATAGTGAAGACGATGACTCTGATTCTTCGATGGTGACAGTCACTCCCGCCAAAAGTAGCATTAAAAGAAGTCGTCCCCGCAGTGTCGCGGCGAATATTCACTCACCACCACAGACATCATCCGGAACGGCCAACAGCACTCCGTTGGTCAAGGGAACAAGTCGACCATCGTTATTAGCAACACTGAAGAAAAAATTACTGTCCCTGCACGATTACATGGTGGACTACACGGTCGCCGGGCGCCAACCGATGGTTTTGTTTATGGAGAAACCCTCGAAGAAGCTATATCCTGATTACTACCAAGTAATTCAACATCCCATCGATATGACGACGATAGAGAACAACATGAAAACCGACCGGTACGGTACGTTGGACGATGTGGTTGGCGATTACCGTCTCATGTTTTCCAACTGTCGCAAGTACAACGAAGAAGGCTCACAGATCTATGAAGATGCTAACATTCTGGAAAAGGCTCTCAATGAAAAGCTGAAGGAGTTCTCATCCATCAGCAAAAGACTAAGCACACCAAAAGC TTCCACCAGGACGAAGGCCAAGCTCAATACGCTGGAATCGAAACTTAAACATCTGTACGAAACCGTTCGAGAATATCGAGAGCCGAAAGCAAATCGACAATTATCCTTCATCTTTGTGAAACTACCATCGAAAAAT GAATATCCTGACTATTACGATATCATCAAGAACCCGATTGATATTGACAAAATCGAGCAGAAGCTGCGTAAACAAAGTTACGAGAGCGTTGACGAGATGGCTGCCGATTTTATGCTGATGTTCGAGAATGCCTGCAAGTACAACGAACCGGACTCTCAGATTTACAAGGACGCACTGTGCCTGCAGCAGCTTGTAATTCAAACTAAGCAAGCCCTGCGAAGTGACGAAACGGTACCGGACGTCCCGCAAGCCGTGCAAGAATTGCTACTTTCACTGTTCACCAGTCTGTACAATTATCAGGACGACGAAGGGCGATGCTACACGGATTCGTTGTCGGAACTGCCGGAGCATGACGAGTCTACGGATGGAACAAA GGTTCGTGGAATTTCACTCGACTTGATCAAGCGCCGTCTAGACAAGGGCCTCTACAAACGACTGGACATGTTCCAGGAAGACATTTTTACCTGCCTGGAGCGTGCTCGCAAACTGAGTCGCACCGATTCACAGGTGTTCgaggattcgatcgaaatgcAATCATACTTCATCAAGAAGCGAGACGAATTGTGCCGCCACGGAAATGTACTGGAATCTCCGGCACTCAGTTACACTACGATGCACTTGAGCGCAGCAGTCGAGGCCCTTCGGCAAGCAAAACTTCTAGAGGAGGAGGCCGACACGGAGACGGATGCCATG caACCATCGCAAGGGGAAAGTATGACCATCGATCAGAAAGTGTTTTCACCAGGAGATTTTGTTTACGTTGAGCTTCCGGATAACAAGA TTCCTGGCATAGTATACATCGAGCGACTATGGACAAACAGTGACAATATAAAAATGATGTATGGCAATATGATGCTCCGGCCGTACGAAACGTACCACCTGCAAACGCGCAAATTTATGGAGCAGGAAGTGTTCAAGAGCGATCAACATCAGGCCATTCCGCTGTCGCAAGTGCTAAACAAGTGCTTTGTGATGCACGTTAAAGACTACTTCAAGATGCGTCCGGAAGGTTTCGCTGATAAAGACGTTTTCGTCTGCGAGTCTCGTTACAGTTCGCGGGGACGGTGCTTTAAAAAGATTAAAACATGGACGATGGTGCGTGCAAACGATCCGGTAAACATGGTTCAACGAGAAACACCTCTGGACGTGAAACGGGTGCAGTCCGTGTTCAAGGAACGCGTAGAAAAACACAAGGAGGAACTTTCCGAGCTACAAATGCAGGAAGCGCTGGTGGAGAAAGAGAAACCCAATGTGGTTGTGTACGTGAACGGTGGTGACGAAGGAAGTGTCTTTTTCGAACAGTACAACACTGTCTGCGGTGGGGTCGTGAAGACAGGTGACTTTGTGTATGTTGCCACTGAAGCCGGCAAACAATCGGTCGCACAGATTCAGTCACTCTGGGAGACGAAAGA TGGTAAATCTTTCTTCCGTGGGCCGTGGTTGCTAACGCCTCCTGAAGTCCCGGGGACCATCAGTCGATTATTTTATCGTCAAGAAGTTCTACTTTCTACCATTCAGGAAAGTACTCCCACGGTGGCTATCGTTGGGCGTTGTGCTGTCCAGGAGCATCATGAATACATTACAA GACGCCCAACTGAGATCCCCGAAGCGGATGTGTTCCTTTGCGAGTCAGTGTACGACGAGATGAGGAAGCAAATCCGTAAGCTTGGTCCGGCGGGATTGAAAAAGTTCAATCATTCTCAGATGGTAACGACAGATGAAATCTTCCACTTCCGACGGCCGATCAATCCACCAAAG GTTTCCTGTGGTGAAATCGCAGCCATGCAGGAAAACAGGCCGATTCCATCGGGTGAACTG GAATGCAAAGATGAATTCGGAATCATAGACGACTCGATTGACGGTCCGCCATCGATCGGTTCCGACGTGGTGGCGACGGCATCCCCTGTCCCACCGAATACGACAAGTACACCACAAGCGTCCGGGAAAAAGACCAAACAACCCGGACGGAAGCTGGTTACCGGTTACATTCTCTATTCGAGCGAACATCGTAAAACGATTGTGGCTAGCAATCCGGAGGCCACCTTCGGCGAAGTGTCCCGCATCGTTGGCAATGAGTGGCGTTCGCTACCGGATCACGAGAAGACGACCTGGGAACAGCGTGCTTTGAAAATGAACGAAGAAAACGCTGCCAAATTCGCAGCGGAATCAGGCGAAGGACACTGTCCCAGTCCAGCACCGACAAAGTCGGAAGGTCCGATTGTTCAAGAGATAACGCCCAAtcat GTTTACGAATGCTGCTGGGAAAAGTGCGACCATCAGTTCGAGGATCCGTTCGATTGTCTAGAGCATTGTATCACCGATGTGACCGGTTGCGTCTACAAGACATTCATGAAAGCTAGCGAACCAGAATTTTCCTGCATTTGGCGAAACTGTGTTCGACTGCGGCGGAATATGCCACCGTTCCCACACATGCAACGTTTGGTGAAGCACGTTCGGGAAGTTCACTTGACGAAGACACCCGGCAAAGTTGTGATGCCGCAGGATCGCAGTAAAAATTTCGTTCCGGCGAAACGGCAATCGATCTCACAACCTCATCCATCGACTGTGAAGCAGCAACCGGTTGCAGTTGGCACCGCCAGTCCAGGTTTACCACAGGCAGCAGGAACCGCATCCAGCAGCGCTGCATCCAGTGATGCTGGAGGCCCAACCACCCCCGCTAACCAGACGCAACCGAATGGAGCCGCCGGTGCTGCCGGAAACAATCAGTCAAGTAATTACATTCCTGCGTCGTACTATAATT TCGTTCCAGCACCTCCAGCAGAGCCACTATTTGTCACCGTTCCACCCCGACCACAGCGGGTACTGCATTCAGAGGCCTACATTCGTTATATCGAGGGTTTACAGGGAGGCTCACAGTATATAACGCCCTGGCAAAAAACGCTCACGGCCACTCGTGATAATATACCGAATCAAGACGTGAGTCGCCTACCAACGCACTGGCTTGCCAAAAAAGGACGCGACAAGCCGGAAGTTGTGGTTGACGCTCTATGGCAGCTGCGTGGTTTCCTGATGAAAGATGTTATTCAATTTGATCGGTTTTAA